The window aaagccaaaaaaaaacaagccaaaaaagacaaaaaagacaaaaaaaacaaaaaaaacaaaaaaaacaaaaaaaacaacaaacaaataacataataaaCAATGATGATCATCATGATAAACCATATACATACCAATCAAAAGACAAAGAAGAAATCAAACATAATAGTATGCTTATATTcaaagaaattataaacCTTTGtcatgaaaataaaatttttacttttaaaaataaaataaaacataagcaaaataatgataccaaaaaaaatcataCAGTTCTACATCATGAACAGTTCAACCACTCAAGGGATAAAGatcaatatattaaaattggAGAAAAACATAATGTAGATAATAAACAATCATTTGATTATAAGCAAAACTATATAAAAACTCAAAGAAATTTATCAACTCGCTCTTATATGAACACTTATTATAAGGATGATATTAACAATTCAGCAAATtgtttattaaaaagaaataaagTTCAAAATGAACTAGAAAAAGAACATATATACAACACCTCACGAGGGttacataaaaaaagaagttTTAGATCATGCTCGgattatgtaaataaacaagatgaatatgaaaaaaagaaaaggacaaaaaaacaaaatgaattcataataaataaaaatattattattaaagGAAAGGAAGATATCATGTCACATTCTATTGTTGACATgagaaataaaataaaaaagagaaaTTATGAAGGAGGAGTAAAAAATGAACTAAAAAATGTAAGCaaagatatatatgatgaatGTAAAGAAAATCAGAATATATacaaagaaaaacaaaatgacattttaacaaaaaagaagaatatccattttttaaattttatgaatataaaaaaaaaaaaggatgataacattttaaaaatgcAAATACTTAAAGGATTAAATCAAACACATTATGATCCTTTACATTTGGAAAAAATTGTTAATTGTAAAAGTGGAggtataatatataaccATCAGACGAAAACAAAGGAAgaggaagaaaaaaaaagaaaaaaaaaaaaaagaaaaaatttatataaagatgaacaaaattgtatggaaatgataaatatacaaacatataaaaatgaactGAAATCCATAGTacaaaaaatgaataaacattttgtttttaaaaacatgTCTGTTTTTATGTTGAACTTTtgttctttatatataaatggaGAATATGAGGAAATTATTCACttatataaagaagaatattttcacataaattttcatatcttttatatatatataaaatcgttaataaaattaaagaagTATGAGCTCTGCTTAAAgtatatatcttatataaatggtgacaatataaataatgataatataaatttatataataaaatcatTTTAACTTTCCTAAGTGCTTTATGTTTTGagaaattaaataaattaaaattgaGTATAACAGAATATTGTAAGGTAGTAGTACATCAAATAGACAACATTATtaaagatgaaaataaggattataataaacatgatagtgatgataataataagaattataaaaataaatataataacatttgtaattataattataattataattatcagTGTTTTCTTGATCCTATAAAAATCCATCCATTCATTCTTATATGCCTAGATAAAGTAATAGGAACACATCAATTAAAGATACATGAAGAAAATacattaataaaatatgtacaaCTACATTATGACTTTAAGAGActctttcatttttatatttgtaaagTACATACAATGGACAATATTCGAAAATATGacataaaagaatatatgaacataCATAATGACATCACCTTTGAATTCATCAAAGATCCACGTAGTAGAAAGAATAATAGTTATTCTATACAGATAAACGATAAAAACTTGTTAtatggtaataataaagcAAAGAATCAAAAcgattataatataaataataatataagaaaaatgaaCAGAAATATGGAGAAACCCCaaaattgttattataatatgaaagaTGAATTACGAGATGGTTGCTATGACCCTAAGAGGTTAATGTATCATTTCCCCTTTtttgatgaaaaaaaaaatataaaaaaaaaaaaaggaaaaaatttatacataaacATGAATAATgtgttatattatattaataaaaatgggAATCAAGATGATTATGATATGCCCAAATCTTTATATAGTgacaattattattttgttgaTGATCATAAGGAAAGCgaagaagaaataaatagaaaagacatcatattatatcttcaaaataagaatgaacataaatataccgtaactaataataatattttaaagaataatgagtttcattataattattttttagcTCACTATATTGTTCCTCAAGGGGCTTGTAatcatttttgttataaGTATACAATAAGAAAGATAAATCATTTTGTTGATACTGCATATAcgaataaaaatattttagGGACTATAAAGAAACTTGGGGTAGAATTAAATATCATTTATGAGAAATGTTTAGGAGATTACGAGACAAGaggaaataataataaaaggaatatatataataataaatatatacataataataaatatatacataataataaatatatacataataataaacatatacataataataaacatatacataataataaacatatacataataataaatatatacataataataaatatatacatatacataataattatcatcatatagATGATCATCattacaataataatttatacatatttgaCCCCGTAACATTGATAGATCTTTTGTGTATTACCTTTTACTGtttgaaaaattatgattatacaaattgttattatataagcaaatatattataaaagaaagaaaacAATATGAAAATGACGAGGCCATCTGGTTATACATTACATCTATAACTAATTTAGGAAGTGTATTCAAGAGTTCCCAAGAGAAAGTTAAAGAAATTTTTCTTCTGTATAATGAACGAGTTAGTGATATCATTTTTAAGAAGAaaaagtattattataaagaagagaaatataaatatgaaaacGATTATATAGATTATTACATGTTCGgtatcatatattttttaaataacaattttaataaagctctattatattttataaaatgcATGCAATTAAAAGGTAATTTTTACATGTGTTATGTTTATATgctatatatttttttatctttctTAACAAAGGATAggaagaaaaattataaaaaatttattttttttaaatgtcTCAAATTGAAGCCGCACAATATAACACCGTATCTAATATATAGTTCGGTGGTGCTAGGGATATATCAGCGATATAAAAATGGGATTAACGATAACATGAACGGATATATggatgaaaataaaaacaaaaacgAGAACAAGAACGAGAATATAAACAAgaacaaaaacaaaaatgtggataaagataaaaatataaacaaaaatatagataCAGGTATAGATATTGATATAGATATCGAGgtagataaaaatatatacatatatacagATAACATTGTTTATAATAACACCGCTGGCAAATCTAACATAGCCGTTTGTGTTGAGAAAATACAATTTTTAAGGGATATTCTTAGTAAAGCtttaaaaatagaaaaCGATAACATTTTTGTATGTAACgaatattttctttataattttttaagaaaGGAATACTTACAGTGTGagatttttttaaaaaagataatattcatatgtaAAACTAAATTTTATcctaataatataaatgttatatCTTCTATCTTATATAACATgtctatatattattatatttatcaaaagaatatatatgagagcgagaaatatattatcctgttattacaaaataacCCTTTTGATATAAAGGCTTTACATGTActtattcatatattttttataaaaaaaaataaaaactgGATACCTTTATTTGATTATTCTATTTATTTAGAACATGTTTTATTATCTCTAGATAATgacatattattttatgacactcgaaaaataataaataaacaaagAAGAAacacatatttatttaacaCTTTCTTTAATCAACTtgaaaaaacaaaacatGGATCCTCTTTATACTTTACTTATTATAgcaaattaaaaaaagtaagTAAATTCGACACattcttaaaaaaatatatacaagaAAGAAAGGACCAAGAGTATGGATTCGAAGTCGCGGGGGGGGGGGTCTTGCGTTCGGaacaaacaaaataaaataaataataataaa of the Plasmodium reichenowi strain SY57 chromosome 11, whole genome shotgun sequence genome contains:
- a CDS encoding hypothetical protein (conserved Plasmodium protein, unknown function) gives rise to the protein MTLIIFVVSMRMKNKKINKSEEIIQNNIRRNNKNLIYIKGDEEKYINKKYINHVNDQNNLYNLNELYKVDKLYNIDKLHFITSHYLAYNKLQNSILRFYIPNFNMNKISKYDKHIKDLNKTYDHSIHYNLGANTISEQSHLLHIDHAPSCKKKKKKFKYHNKIYSKMKRNNSNKKIKYKKKQIKSSSLNISKLLFPFYGYTTSEESVMSFSKFLPEHKIARKKKKSQKKTSQKRQKRQKKQKKQKKQKKQQTNNIINNDDHHDKPYTYQSKDKEEIKHNSMLIFKEIINLCHENKIFTFKNKIKHKQNNDTKKNHTVLHHEQFNHSRDKDQYIKIGEKHNVDNKQSFDYKQNYIKTQRNLSTRSYMNTYYKDDINNSANCLLKRNKVQNELEKEHIYNTSRGLHKKRSFRSCSDYVNKQDEYEKKKRTKKQNEFIINKNIIIKGKEDIMSHSIVDMRNKIKKRNYEGGVKNELKNVSKDIYDECKENQNIYKEKQNDILTKKKNIHFLNFMNIKKKKDDNILKMQILKGLNQTHYDPLHLEKIVNCKSGGIIYNHQTKTKEEEEKKRKKKKRKNLYKDEQNCMEMINIQTYKNELKSIVQKMNKHFVFKNMSVFMLNFCSLYINGEYEEIIHLYKEEYFHINFHIFYIYIKSLIKLKKYELCLKYISYINGDNINNDNINLYNKIILTFLSALCFEKLNKLKLSITEYCKVVVHQIDNIIKDENKDYNKHDSDDNNKNYKNKYNNICNYNYNYNYQCFLDPIKIHPFILICLDKVIGTHQLKIHEENTLIKYVQLHYDFKRLFHFYICKVHTMDNIRKYDIKEYMNIHNDITFEFIKDPRSRKNNSYSIQINDKNLLYGNNKAKNQNDYNINNNIRKMNRNMEKPQNCYYNMKDELRDGCYDPKRLMYHFPFFDEKKNIKKKKGKNLYINMNNVLYYINKNGNQDDYDMPKSLYSDNYYFVDDHKESEEEINRKDIILYLQNKNEHKYTVTNNNILKNNEFHYNYFLAHYIVPQGACNHFCYKYTIRKINHFVDTAYTNKNILGTIKKLGVELNIIYEKCLGDYETRGNNNKRNIYNNKYIHNNKYIHNNKYIHNNKHIHNNKHIHNNKHIHNNKYIHNNKYIHIHNNYHHIDDHHYNNNLYIFDPVTLIDLLCITFYCLKNYDYTNCYYISKYIIKERKQYENDEAIWLYITSITNLGSVFKSSQEKVKEIFLLYNERVSDIIFKKKKYYYKEEKYKYENDYIDYYMFGIIYFLNNNFNKALLYFIKCMQLKGNFYMCYVYMLYIFLSFLTKDRKKNYKKFIFFKCLKLKPHNITPYLIYSSVVLGIYQRYKNGINDNMNGYMDENKNKNENKNENINKNKNKNVDKDKNINKNIDTGIDIDIDIEVDKNIYIYTDNIVYNNTAGKSNIAVCVEKIQFLRDILSKALKIENDNIFVCNEYFLYNFLRKEYLQCEIFLKKIIFICKTKFYPNNINVISSILYNMSIYYYIYQKNIYESEKYIILLLQNNPFDIKALHVLIHIFFIKKNKNWIPLFDYSIYLEHVLLSLDNDILFYDTRKIINKQRRNTYLFNTFFNQLEKTKHGSSLYFTYYSKLKKVSKFDTFLKKYIQERKDQEYGFEVAGGGVLRSEQTK